In Trifolium pratense cultivar HEN17-A07 linkage group LG7, ARS_RC_1.1, whole genome shotgun sequence, a genomic segment contains:
- the LOC123895736 gene encoding flotillin-like protein 4 has translation MDHILTTKIDAETKVISLQRAGESDKEGIKVRTEVKVFENKREAEVAEANSELAKKKAAWTKAAQVAEVEAAKAVALREAELQGEVERMNALTTTEKLKAEFLSKASVQYETKVQEANWELYKKQKEAEAVLFEKKAEAEAQIALADATFYARKQTAEAELYAKKKEAEGIMTLGQAQGVYVNTLFNALGGNYYALRDYLMINGGMYQEIAKINAEAIRGLEPKISIWSNGGDSGGGITEGGMKEVAGVYKMLPPLFKTVHEQTGMLPPAWMGTFSDKTLRPRSKSTMYRVANASEYLVITGIGIDDIKLAKEAWVLPGQSWSRFDLSPVNYTFQVQAMSAEKLPFVLPAVFTIGPRVDDHESLLKYAKLISSYDKNSNHVNELVQGIIEGETRVLAASMTMEEVFRGTKEFKREVFDKVQLELNQFGLLIYNANVKQLVDVPGHEYFSYLGQKTQMEAANQARVDVSEAKMKGEIGSKLREGQTRQNAAKMDAETKVISLQRAGESDKEGIKVRTEVKVFENKREAEVAEANSELARKKAAWTKAAQVAEVEAAKAVALREAELQGEVERMNALTTTEKLKAEFLSKASVEYETKVQEANWELYKKQKEAEATLFEKKAEAESQIALADATFYARKQTAEAELYAKKKEAEGIVTLAQAQGVYVNTLLKALGGNYTALRDYMMINGGMFQEIAKINAEAIRGLEPKISIWNNGGDNGGKLSEDAMGMKEFANVYKMLPPLFKTVNEQTGMLPPAWMGTLSGKNP, from the exons ATGGACCACATTTTAACCACAAAAATTGATGCAGAGACGAAAGTTATATCTCTCCAGAGAGCTGGAGAGAGTGATAAGGAAGGAATTAAAGTGAGGACTGAAGTGAAAGTTTTTGAGAATAAGAGAGAGGCTGAGGTGGCTGAGGCTAATTCTGAGTTAGCTAAGAAGAAAGCGGCTTGGACAAAGGCGGCTCAAGTGGCCGAAGTTGAGGCTGCTAAAGCTGTGGCTCTTAGAGAAGCTGAGTTGCAAGGGGAGGTTGAGAGAATGAATGCTTTGACTACTACCGAGAAACTTAAAGCTGAGTTCCTTAGCAAAGCTAGTGTCCAATATGAAACCAAG GTACAAGAAGCAAACTGGGAGCTGTACAAGAAACAAAAGGAGGCAGAAGCAGTTCTGTTTGAGAAGAAGGCAGAGGCAGAAGCACAGATAGCATTGGCAGATGCTACATTTTATGCTCGCAAGCAAACAGCTGAAGCAGAGTTATATGCAAAGAAAAAGGAGGCAGAGGGAATTATGACACTTGGACAAGCTCAGGGAGTGTATGTAAATACACTTTTCAATGCACTTGGAGGAAACTATTATGCTCTAAGGGACTATTTGATGATTAATGGTGGCATGTATCAAGAAATTGCCAAGATTAATGCTGAAGCAATACGCGGACTTGAGCCAAAGATTAGTATTTGGAGTAATGGTGGTGATAGTGGTGGTGGAATAACTGAAGGTGGTATGAAAGAGGTTGCTGGTGTGTACAAGATGTTGCCACCTCTCTTTAAGACTGTTCATGAACAAACTGGCATGTTGCCTCCTGCTTGGATGGGAACCTTCTCTGACAAGA CACTGCGTCCAAGATCTAAATCAACAATGTATAGAGTAGCAAATGCATCAGAATACCTTGTGATAACCGGAATCGGAATCGACGACATAAAACTCGCAAAGGAAGCATGGGTTCTCCCCGGCCAATCATGGTCCCGCTTCGACCTTTCTCCGGTAAACTACACCTTCCAAGTTCAAGCTATGAGCGCCGAAAAACTTCCTTTTGTTCTCCCTGCTGTTTTCACTATCGGCCCTCGTGTTGATGATCACGAAAGCCTTCTCAAATACGCGAAACTCATCTCATCATACGATAAAAACTCCAATCACGTTAATGAACTTGTTCAAGGAATCATTGAAGGCGAGACACGTGTCCTCGCTGCATCCATGACGATGGAAGAGGTTTTCAGAGGAACAAAAGAGTTTAAAAGAGAAGTATTTGACAAGGTTCAACTCGAATTAAATCAATTTGGGTTATTGATTTACAATGCGAATGTTAAGCAATTAGTAGATGTGCCAGGTCACGAGTATTTCTCATACTTGGGGCAAAAGACGCAAATGGAAGCGGCAAATCAAGCTAGGGTTGACGTGTCAGAAGCTAAGATGAAAGGTGAGATTGGTTCGAAGTTGAGGGAAGGCCAAACACGGCAAAATGCAGCGAAAATGGATGCAGAGACGAAAGTTATATCGCTGCAGAGGGCTGGAGAGAGTGATAAGGAAGGAATTAAAGTGAGGACTGAAGTGAAGGTTTTTGAGAATAAGAGAGAGGCTGAGGTGGCTGAGGCTAATTCTGAATTGGCTAGGAAGAAAGCGGCTTGGACTAAGGCGGCTCAAGTGGCTGAAGTTGAGGCTGCTAAAGCCGTGGCTCTTAGAGAAGCTGAGTTGCAAGGTGAGGTTGAGAGGATGAATGCTTTGACTACTACTGAGAAGCTTAAAGCTGAGTTTCTTAGCAAAGCTAGTGTTGAATATGAAACCAAG GTACAAGAGGCAAATTGGGAGCTATACAAGAAACAAAAAGAGGCAGAAGCAACTCTGTTTGAGAAGAAGGCAGAGGCAGAGTCACAGATAGCATTGGCAGATGCAACATTTTATGCTCGCAAACAAACAGCTGAAGCAGAGTTATATGCAAAGAAAAAAGAGGCAGAAGGGATTGTTACACTTGCACAAGCTCAAGGAGTATATGTAAATACACTTCTCAAAGCACTTGGAGGCAACTATACAGCTCTAAGGGATTACATGATGATAAATGGTGGCATGTTTCAAGAAATTGCTAAGATTAATGCTGAGGCAATACGTGGACTTGAACCTAAGATTAGTATTTGGAATAATGGTGGTGATAATGGTGGGAAATTAAGTGAAGATGCCATGGGTATGAAGGAATTTGCTAATGTGTACAAGATGTTGCCACCTCTGTTTAAGACTGTCAATGAGCAAACTGGCATGTTGCCTCCTGCTTGGATGGGAACCTTATCTGGCAAAAACCCTTAA
- the LOC123897470 gene encoding neurochondrin: MEAQQDQNLNLEACLKLLKGERDEQRLAGLLLVTKFCIPDDHSSLRRVYDAVGSRFLDRLLRTGMGNGTISSDGDNNRDAYLSLSVTVLAALCRVPEIASSEDMNSKIPLILEVMSTQSGSPLFEECCEFLYLVSTASENGITRFYDSGGIKILASQLPSLQDGSHLVEISIKLLQLVLSRISLDTIQNDYSSELSVIVAALARLFAILHNSWKFEALHLLNSILSSTDLSQLLKALQLRPQDSWSHNIRVGIMAILQNRVAPSERLQALVLAESMVSIFGEVWLISQVSSNDTQDPTPADMCLLLVLEQSRVEIAVLLNELAYLKYEAPQDTPATVDAYSLKQRNVAVAFSLVEKIIKLISNVGENDDNLLDEGTLTKLILQLNETIAVVLEYLEDAKEHSQRKGDDLLASVRIIGSYLAEAPVACKEKVQDLLGYMLSIEGADEQRPFNSVCFLLPLLCQITMEVEGCKALVSCGGLKAVLDCLCKLIGSNGFMVEDNVVFLACDTILNLLLKKDEVQLKLDESAFVDLLKASAYWSENTKDMQSIMMASSICALIFDYTSEEALLNHPDFNHGTLSSLYQLIARCLASSEQDDKTDMDLHEIIYAGFSRWAHRYPHIRKAIKI; this comes from the exons ATG GAAGCACAACAAGATCAGAATCTGAATCTTGAGGCGTGCTTGAAACTACTGAAAGGGGAGCGAGATGAACAGCGTCTCGCTGGGCTTCTTCTGGTCACCAAGTTCTGCATACCTGACGATCACTCTTCACTCCGCAGGGTTTACGACGCTGTTGGTTCTCGCTTCCTTGATCGGCTGCTCAGAACAG GTATGGGAAACGGAACCATATCCAGTGATGGGGACAACAACCGGGATGCATATTTGAGCCTGTCAGTTACAGTTCTTGCTGCCCTTTGTCGTGTTCCAGAGATTGCATCCTCAGAAGACATGAATTCCAAAATCCCACTAATATTGGAAGTAATGTCCACCCA ATCTGGCTCACCTCTTTTTGAAGAATGTTGCGAGTTTTTATACTTGGTATCAACTGCTTCAGAAAATGGAATAACGAGATTTTATGATTCTGGAGGCATCAAGATACTAGCTTCTCAGTTGCCTTCTCTACAAGATG GTTCGCATCTGGTGGAAATATCTATTAAACTTTTGCAATTGGTCCTGAGCAGGATATCATTAGACACAATCCAGAATGATTACTCATCTGAGCTCTCAGTTATT GTAGCTGCATTAGCAAGGCTGTTCGCTATCTTGCATAATTCCTGGAAATTCGAAGCTCTCCACCTCCTTAATTCCATTCTTTCTTCAACAGATTTG TCACAACTTCTTAAAGCCCTCCAATTACGGCCTCAAGATAGCTGGTCACACAATATCCGTGTTGGTATCATGGCCATTTTGCAGAATCGTGTTG CTCCTTCTGAAAGGCTTCAGGCTCTCGttttagctgagtctatggttTCCATATTTGGAGAAGTTTGGTTGATTAGCCAAGTAAGCAGTAATGACACACAAGATCCAACTCCAGCTGACAT GTGTCTGTTGCTTGTCTTGGAGCAATCGAGGGTTGAAATTGCTGTTCTTCTGAATGAGTTGGCCTATTTAAAATACGAAGCGCCTCAAGATACTCCAGCCACTGTTGATGCATATTCTCTTAAGCAACGAAACGTGGCTGTTGCCTTCTCTTTGGTTGAGAAGATAATAAAACTCATTTCAAATGTTGGCGAAAATGATG ATAACCTCCTCGATGAAGGCACATTGACAAAGCTGATTCTACAACTTAATGAGACAATTGCTGTTGTCCTAGAGTATTTAGAAGATGCAAAG GAACATAGCCAAAGGAAAGGGGATGATTTACTTGCTTCAGTGCGAATTATTGGGAG CTATCTTGCAGAAGCACCGGTTGCATGCAAGGAAAAGGTTCAAGATCTTTTAGGGTATATGCTTTCTATTGAAGGTGCAGATGAGCAAAG GCCCTTCAACTCTGTCTGCTTTCTGCTACCTTTGTTGTGTCAAATTACTATGGAAGTGGAAGGGTGCAAAGCTCTGGTTTCGTGTGGTGGACTCAAGGCT GTTTTAGATTGCCTCTGTAAATTAATTGGCTCAAATGGTTTTATGGTTGAGGATAATGTTGTATTCCTGGCATGTGATACAATATTGAATCTTCTACTGAAG AAAGACGAAGTGCAGTTGAAGTTAGATGAATCAGCTTTTGTTGATCTTCTTAAAGCATCGGCTTATTGGTCAG AAAATACTAAGGACATGCAAAGTATCATGATGGCGTCAAGCATTTGTGCACTGATATTTGATTATACATCGGAAGAGGCTCTTTTAAACCATCCTGATTTCAACCATGGCACTCTTAGCAGTCTTTATCAGCTGATTGCAAGATGTCTTGCTTCATCAGAACAG GATGATAAAACGGATATGGATCTACATGAGATTATCTATGCTG GTTTCTCTCGATGGGCTCATAGGTACCCCCACATCAGAAAGGCAATCaaaatatga